In the Pseudomonas orientalis genome, one interval contains:
- a CDS encoding Panacea domain-containing protein, with protein MAYSALAVANAFIERAKEGKLSGLTPMKLQKLLFYTQSWHLRERDQPLMDDHFARWQYGPVIPSLYHELKSYGNRPVTSLLSNLKPDAEDIVFVTPRVPESDTYTHRLIDRIINKYGKWSGTQLSNLSHEDGTAWALKGADGSAIDWEDMAALIHPKSRIRE; from the coding sequence ATGGCTTATTCAGCGCTAGCTGTCGCTAACGCCTTCATTGAACGCGCGAAGGAAGGCAAGCTTTCGGGCCTTACGCCCATGAAGCTTCAAAAACTGCTGTTCTATACGCAGTCCTGGCATCTGCGCGAGCGGGATCAACCGCTCATGGATGACCACTTTGCCCGTTGGCAGTATGGCCCGGTCATTCCATCGCTGTACCATGAGTTGAAATCCTACGGTAATCGCCCGGTGACTTCGCTGCTGAGCAACCTGAAGCCCGACGCCGAAGACATTGTCTTCGTGACACCGAGGGTTCCTGAGAGCGATACCTACACCCATCGTTTGATTGACCGGATCATCAACAAATACGGCAAATGGTCCGGCACCCAGCTGTCCAACCTTTCCCACGAGGACGGCACAGCCTGGGCCCTCAAGGGTGCCGATGGTTCCGCCATCGACTGGGAAGAC
- a CDS encoding LexA family transcriptional regulator, producing the protein MQKRTVSIVLKELLARDRISPTELHRRTGVPQSTLSRILNGKIVDPSDKHISRIAEYFRVSTDHLRGRGALRDDGRDPMHSELKDISLWDDDTPVNDDEVSIPFLREVELAAGSGRFVIEESEKASLRFGKRSLRHNGVQFDQAKCVTVRGNSMLPVLRDGATVGVNAGKSGIGDIVDGDLYAINHNGQLRVKQLYRLPSGIRLRSFNREEHPDEDYSFQDIQDEQISILGHVFWWGMYAR; encoded by the coding sequence ATGCAAAAACGCACCGTTTCTATCGTCTTGAAAGAGCTGCTGGCTCGCGATCGGATCTCCCCCACGGAGCTTCACCGACGCACTGGCGTGCCTCAATCCACACTATCCCGGATCCTCAACGGCAAGATCGTTGACCCGTCGGACAAACACATCTCGCGCATCGCCGAATACTTTCGCGTCAGCACCGACCACCTGCGCGGGCGCGGGGCGTTGCGTGACGATGGACGCGACCCGATGCACTCGGAACTCAAGGACATAAGCCTGTGGGATGACGACACGCCCGTTAATGATGACGAGGTGTCGATCCCCTTTCTGCGCGAGGTTGAATTAGCTGCTGGATCAGGGAGATTCGTCATCGAGGAAAGCGAGAAAGCCAGCCTGCGCTTTGGAAAGCGCAGCCTTCGGCACAACGGCGTGCAGTTCGATCAGGCCAAATGCGTGACGGTGCGTGGCAACAGTATGTTGCCGGTACTGCGCGATGGCGCGACGGTGGGGGTAAATGCCGGCAAGAGCGGGATTGGCGACATCGTCGATGGTGACCTGTATGCCATCAATCACAATGGACAGCTGCGGGTTAAACAGCTCTACCGCCTGCCTTCCGGGATTCGCCTGCGCAGCTTCAACCGTGAAGAACATCCGGATGAAGACTACAGCTTCCAGGACATTCAGGATGAGCAGATCAGCATCCTCGGTCATGTTTTCTGGTGGGGCATGTATGCCCGCTAA
- a CDS encoding phage holin family protein → MTNEQQALAEMPIWLVIILALVGGVSGEMWRADKEGARGWSLIRRLALRSGACMVCGVSALMLCYAAGMSIWTAGAIGCLTAMAGADVAIGLYERWAAKRIGVNQGSRQDPP, encoded by the coding sequence ATGACAAACGAACAACAAGCGTTAGCGGAAATGCCTATCTGGCTGGTGATCATATTGGCCTTGGTCGGCGGCGTTTCCGGCGAGATGTGGCGTGCCGACAAGGAGGGCGCCCGCGGCTGGTCACTGATCCGCCGTCTGGCGCTCAGGTCCGGCGCTTGCATGGTCTGCGGGGTTTCGGCCCTGATGCTGTGTTATGCCGCCGGTATGTCGATCTGGACTGCCGGCGCCATTGGTTGCCTGACCGCCATGGCCGGCGCCGACGTGGCCATCGGCCTGTATGAGCGCTGGGCGGCCAAGCGCATCGGAGTCAATCAAGGTTCCCGCCAGGACCCGCCGTAA